The Arachis ipaensis cultivar K30076 chromosome B07, Araip1.1, whole genome shotgun sequence genome includes a window with the following:
- the LOC107608401 gene encoding AP-1 complex subunit sigma-2-like isoform X2 has product MIHFVLLISRQGKVRLTKWYSPYSQKERSKVIRELSSEILSRGPKLCNFVEWRGFKVVYKSDQDDNELETLSIIHHYVETLDRYFGSVCELDLIFNFHKAYFILDEILLAGEMQETSKRTTLRLIAAQEELLEAAKEEASSLSSIIAQATK; this is encoded by the exons ATG attcacTTTGTGCTTCTCATAAGTAGACAAGGAAAAGTAAGGCTTACAAAATGGTATTCTCCATACTCTCAAAAAGAAAGATCCAAG gTAATTCGAGAGTTAAGCAGTGAGATTCTCTCACGAGGTCCGAAACTGTGCAATTTCGTAGAATGGAGGGGATTTAAAGTTGTTTATAAAAG TGATCAAGATGACAATGAATTGGAGACACTCTCCATTATTCATCATTATGTTGAGACATTGGATCGCTATTTTGGCAGT GTTTGTGAATTGGATTTGATCTTTAACTTCCATAAG GCATATTTTATTTTGGATGAAATTTTGCTTGCTGGAGAGATGCAAGAAACTAGCAAGAGAACTACACTCAGACTCATAGCTGCAcag GAGGAATTATTAGAAGCAGCTAAAGAGGAGGCTAGTTCATTGAGTAGCATAATTGCTCAAGCCACCAAGTGA
- the LOC107608401 gene encoding AP-1 complex subunit sigma-2-like isoform X1 yields MIHFVLLISRQGKVRLTKWYSPYSQKERSKVIRELSSEILSRGPKLCNFVEWRGFKVVYKRYASLYFCICSDQDDNELETLSIIHHYVETLDRYFGSVCELDLIFNFHKAYFILDEILLAGEMQETSKRTTLRLIAAQEELLEAAKEEASSLSSIIAQATK; encoded by the exons ATG attcacTTTGTGCTTCTCATAAGTAGACAAGGAAAAGTAAGGCTTACAAAATGGTATTCTCCATACTCTCAAAAAGAAAGATCCAAG gTAATTCGAGAGTTAAGCAGTGAGATTCTCTCACGAGGTCCGAAACTGTGCAATTTCGTAGAATGGAGGGGATTTAAAGTTGTTTATAAAAG ATATGCTAGCCTTTACTTTTGCATATGCAGTGATCAAGATGACAATGAATTGGAGACACTCTCCATTATTCATCATTATGTTGAGACATTGGATCGCTATTTTGGCAGT GTTTGTGAATTGGATTTGATCTTTAACTTCCATAAG GCATATTTTATTTTGGATGAAATTTTGCTTGCTGGAGAGATGCAAGAAACTAGCAAGAGAACTACACTCAGACTCATAGCTGCAcag GAGGAATTATTAGAAGCAGCTAAAGAGGAGGCTAGTTCATTGAGTAGCATAATTGCTCAAGCCACCAAGTGA